The stretch of DNA GAGGGCCATTGGGCTGGGCTCCATCACTGGGTTCCAGTTCTCTTGGGCTCTGGTCTCCAGTAGCAGCATGGcatcctctgacacactcatCTCCCAGACCCAGATTCTGGCTCCTGTGAGTCCAGCCTCCACCAGCCCCTCCACCGCCCCAAGCCTGGCTTCAAAAACTGCCCTGGCATCCTATGACTGATCTTGGCTTCTGATGCTGTGAAATACCAGCTAAATAAATTAGGTCCTCTTTGAGCCAATTTAATCTTATTTCCTTGTTTATTCACAGAGGATAGTCAACTTGTTACCTTTTATAGAGTGTTGATCAGGCTAGACAAAAATGTGAGCTTTTTGACTGATTTAATTGAAGAAATAAGAAAAGCTGATGGAAGCAGATTTCAAAGTaaaattgtattcattcatattcatttcatatttgaaacTGGGTGCTATTTCCTCATGGCAGGGTGGGTAAGGGAGTAcaatgtgtttgtctctgtttcagGACCAGTTTTCCATGACAGTGGAACATCTGCAGCCAGACAGTACATACAAGGTGCAGGTCCAGGTGCTGTCTGCAGGTGGCGGCGGTGCTGCTGTGGTGAAGACAGTGCACACACCCCAGCCCAACCACACGCTACTATGAGGTAGAGtggtgcacacacatacacgcatactTCGAACCTGAACCCAACAAGCTCAATTGAATGGATGAGGACAATCGAATAGGCCCACTCTCACCATGCAGTTACATCAACATGGTGATGCCAAGTACTCTGTGGTTACTGTGACATAACAGAGTGTTTGTACTGTAtgatacaataaaatgtatataaaaatgaatgagtgtaTTGAAATGGACCtactgcacaaaacacacaccacGTCAATTACCCTTACAGTTCTGATTGATAAATCCCTGGAAAATGCAGCCACTGGtcttattttctcacagaacagccCAAAGTGCCTTTTAACCCGTATCTTCAAAATGGTAGAACATTTGTTAAACACATGGTCTTCACCTTTTATCCTCAATTAAGGCCACATGCAACCAGAGTACTGAACTGGTCATTTTATACTCAACAGCGCCGTGCCTCAGAGAATGaatttattctgaaataaatgattGAAATAGCTACATCATGGGAATTCTCTCTCCACCCCACGTTCCTGTTTGAATTAATTGAGTTTGAAGTTTTGGGGCTCTTGGATTGCTTTTCTGAGGAAGTAGTTCACTTCAGCTTCACATTACTGATGATGTGAGATGAAGCCTTAGCCAGTGAAATAAGGCTGATGTATCACTGTGATTTGTAACGCTGTATTTCTATATGTTCCAGCATCTTCCTCCAATGTTTCATCTTGGAACTGAAATTCCCTCAATGAACAGTGGGATCTGTTTACAGAGTAGAGTTACCTTGGTAATTAAGCAATCCTGTTAACATTACCACTAACATCAGCATCAGATTTTTTGGAAAGGAAGCTGGCTCATTGAATCTATGTAAATTCAGTGCGTTTAAtatatttgttgatttttaaaaaatgtattatggaTTTCTTATGTGAAGAAATCAATTATGtattttgtcctgtttttcatGATGTTCTTGTTTATCTTTCAGCTTTGTGGATTGTGTggattgttattatttctttgtgtttcaaTACATTCAGTATGTTGTCTTCACTGACATTGATATGACTACAtaatgcttttgattttttaaaattttggtCAGTTACGAGAGATATGCTCAGAAATCAGTTTAACTCAGTCACTTGTTTACCATCGGTATGTTTTATCAGAGTCATAGAATCTTATATTTTGCAAGAATtgcaatgcatgcatttgtatatcattttcaaattcaaatcccacatggaaaatggaaaacaaatgggAAAACAGCTTAGGCATGTGATAAGGGCACACAATGCATATGGCAAAATTGTAGGAAAAATCagcttatttttattattggaTGAGCAGCATCAGTATCACGTTGGATGTGAAATAACTGACTTTTATTGGTCTGTTTTAGCTTGATGTGTGtctttttaggttttttttttttttttcgcctgttgctttcattctgaaaattCATGATGGGGAGCTGAAgatgatttatttgtttcttcCTTGTTGTATTTGCCATGTCTCACTTTCCCTGTGAGTAAATGCTATTCTGATACATGTTGTTCTCTGTGTCCTGTCATTCCTAAATTGTCACTCAGTGCAGGTTACAATACTAAATACCTAAACTATGGCTTGGCTAggaaagcataaaaatgaaGCTTCTTCATTATGAAGTAATTATGTAAAAATGCCATGTAGGTTTCATAAAAATCTACAGAAATTGTGGGAAGCAGAtcaaaattatgcaaatgaatttgCTTTTTAACAGAACAGGAATGATATCAGTTTACATTCTCAAAAGGCAATCAACAAGATGTTTGAGAGTTTATTTGAAATACACCTTGTAAATACACTGCACCCAACCCATCTCACTACTGCTTATCAGTTCTCATGAATGGTAGTGATTAAGCAACTACAACCTCCAAGTGGCCACCTAATGTAATTGAATGTGACTGGCCATCCTGAGCGAAAGGTGAAACATAAATCTGTGTCAATTAAATTAAGATCAAAGAAGTGTATTAATGTGGAGGGAGTTCAATATCCCCATCAGACCTTACACTAGAGGGAATTAACCTGTTGTTCCTTCACAGGAAGGGTTTATTCATGGGTTTTATGTCCTATTATACCACACTGGGAAAAATGTCCCCTTTGCACATGAAACATACTAGCTATCATAATTAATCTACCCCATATAAacttgtaaatgaaaacctaggATGTCCTGCACTTCAATAATTATGGAAGAAAGCAGGCAACCACACACTGTTAATTTTGCTGTAATTATTAATGTGATGGTGGCGTAGGGGAACAAAGCGGAGCTGTCCCAGGTTCTGAATTAAGTAGTTTTGTAGTGTGGAATGCATCATCATTTGTAGTTAAAAGAACCATGACATAGAAAATCATACCATGAGcatatgtttaaaaaacaacCTGCCTGTTACAGTATCAATATGTAATTGTATTATTATCGTATACATAACAGAATTCTATCAAATGTATATACGATCAGAAGGATACAGAAAAGTTCTCTATATGCTACTCATATTCTCTACCTAAAGCTAATGCATTTCTTCCAGTGCTAAGAGCTAATGCATTTCTTCCAGTGCACTTCTTGCCAGAGCCAGTGAGGCGCAAAGGTCAGGTTTTCCCCAGTAAATTATCTAATGGTAATTGCAGTGGGGAGcatgcagtggtaaggagcaggtcttgtaaccaaaaggtcactggttccattcccagctggggcactgatgttgtacccttgagcaaagtagTTAACTGACCACTGTTGCAacaaatatctagctgtataaatggaggaaattgtaagctgctctggataagagtatttgctaaatgacaatggtGTAATTAAACGTATATTTCTTGCCTCTCAGGAGCTCTAAATGGTCTAGCCAATCAAGCTAATCAGACTTTACAGTGCTATGGGAGTGTTACAGCCCAAGTCACTCTTTGTGTTGTTCTTCAGATGGTAGATATGCCAGCTACTGCCACTTAATTCAATACTTTCCACAATTACTGAGTAATCATACAAGTGTATCtcattgaaaatatttctgGTCAGATTTTAATACCCAAACTACTTTATTGAAAAAATGCACACTTTCAGCACAACATTTGGGTAGCTTGAGTGTTTCAAAGCAAAAGGTTCAACAGTGGTTCTCATCCATAACCAGATGGCACATATGCATCCATGCATTATTTTGAACCTGCACCTGTACTTCCTCTACCACAGAAACATTATGCAGTACACTGACCACAGTGTCCACCGCCACAACCCTCAAGCACCTGCTGGACATTGAAACATTGCTCTAGTCCTGCTGGTCACATGTTATGGCTTGGAGAAGGCCAGCAATCATGTCTGAAGGACACTAGATGTGACTAAATGTCAGTAATagcaaaatagcaaaataaaaaaaaaggggggggggatataTGGTGGCCACCCATGACACTtctccataaatatttgaatctCTAGAGATGTGCCATACTTGCACCTGTAGATCTTGCGGTTTTTCCTGTCCTACACATTACTGAGCTCTGTGTATTACTTTTTGTCTGATCTAAAGGGTTTGTgagtttctgttgttttggatTCACTATACTCTCCTCAGAGAACTCTCTCTCTGGCTTCATAAAGTAtactgtttctaaatgtattcaCAGATACCATGTTTTAacataattcaaaaataaaaaataacatttaaaattgagTAAATTGAACCCTTTCTCATTAATGCATAATCCATGTTCTCATGTGGAAGAGGTTTTCAAGCATCTGTGAGATAAACCCCTACACATGTAGGAGAACGAGgaggaaattcattttaaacgTCATGCTGCGTAgatgtgtaattttaaaaaaaactttccaatTCCATTTCCCTCGCTGGGTTCTatatctccctctcttctcatcctcatcttctcatTTCACAGAGGAACAATTGTGGAGACGCAAGGATTCAGATCCAACGTAATGGAACGTACCCTGGCTCTTTTTTCAGGATAGGGGCGCTCTACGCTTACGCACGcactctcttttctctcttttggaCTAGTAGCCGGTGAATGACGTCTTAAATGCACGACCGGCTGCATGAGGAAATCGAAGGAGATACGTGCGTACAGTCCTGTAGTTGGGAGCAAGATAGCGGCATTATGAAATTACTTTTCTGGCAAATCATGGCGGGATTTTGGTAACGTTTATTGTGTATAACTACATATTCTGTATGGCTGTAGACAGGAGAGGGACATGGCTACGTTAGCATATTTTTTCATACTAGGCTcacttgttagctagctagactagctaagttagctacATAATTACAAACTCCGAAAAGTTGTTTTGCTTTCCTTGTAGCGtggcagctagctagttagtggTTTTATTAGATGGCTAGCTCGCTAATGCCCGAGCTGCCGGCCCACCTTGTCTGTCTTCTTATGAGGAATGCTTGCTTCTGTTACATTAGTCACCTTTGTGTCATTTCGAAATTTACAatttatagctagctaggttgTCATACTTCCACTATTCTGTCAAAAACCAAGTGTGCATAGTGTTGCCTTTATCATTCGCTTTTAGCTCGCTTCCCGGATCATGATGTGGCACAGGAATGTGAAACGTCTAAAACAAACTGCGACTGCGAAGGGAAGTTTTGCCACCCTTCACCGCACCCGGCTCCGGGTGCAGGTGCGTGGGGTGTTGTTCTGGAAACGCCGGTTTCGTCTGCAGATTGCACTCCAAGGCAGCAAGTCCCGAGGCCTACAGACTCGCAGGCACAAGAGGAAATGGACCAAATGTGTGCCGAGAACGTCCGAAGTCAATATAAAGAAAGAGACCAGGCATTCAGCTAGATTCCAGCGTCAGAGGTCTGCTCATGTTACTGTTGAGTTGTATTCTAGGGAGGTAAGACATGACGTAGAGTTGGCTGAGGAAATGTTCCCTGGCTACACACTAAAGACATATAAGCCAGAAGGTAATCCTTCACCAGACACATGTCCGTCCTCTGAGTGTCCACTTCTCTTATCTGAGCGGTCCACAATAGATGCACACATCCTGGAACCACGAAGCACCCACTTTACATTGAATGCCACCAGACAGCTAATGGATGGTGGTCACCTCAGTGGTACTTTACCAGAGGAGGTGGAGCAGAAGACCAAGCAGGTAGCCGAGGGCAGCAGAGTCAAACAGCCGAAGGGGTCAGGGTCAACCGGCATACATAAAAAGAGAGCTCCGCCTGTGCTGATGCGGCACAAGAGGTTGTCGAGGTTCGACTCCCAGTTCTGGTGCAGGGTTAGGCCCTCTTGTTTGGGCAGctgcaggaaggggaggagagcGAAGAACCTGCCCAGGGTCTCCACTCTCAGGCACAAGCGACGAAAGGCGGAGGCGCTTCACTACCTGTCCAGCCTAAGCACGGAGTCCAGAGACTTACCCAGGGAGCTTAATGGCCACGACCTGCCTAAGGGTAGCACATCGGAAGGGGATGGGGTAGAGCCAACCACCTGCCAAGCGGTGTTGCAAGGTTGGAGTCAGGAAGTTCAGAAGAAGGGGCATGAGCAGGTCAAAGATGCTGAACAGGTGTCACTAACTGCTAATGGCGACCCAGTAGGGGACGCCGATGACATGGAGGTGGAGTCACCTGttccctgccccgcccactgCACCAGCCCGCTCCGAGACCACCGCTACTGCAAGACTGCCGCCGGAGCCGCTGATGTTGTCACAGAGGGGAGCTCAGAGACTAAGGAGGAGATGTCCGCTGACAGCAAGTCACTGACCAAAGAGGTCACCAACGAGACACTAAAGGAGCTTATTCATGGTACAGTATCAATACATGTTTTCAGTGAGGTGCTCGCCCTTTGGATTATGTTTGAAAATagtttctgaaatgcatttgtaatgtttctgtCTGCCTCACCTCTCCTTCCTCTACACAGAGTATCTGGAGCACTTTTATGGGAGGTATGGCAGCTTTATACCCTTAAGTAAGAGTGACGTACTGAAGCACCTTAACAAGAGGTTGAACACTGACCTCAAAGACAGGCAAGTGGATCACAAGACCAGGTCTTGGAGGCAGGGGAATTTGTATTGGTTACCTGTTAGTCAAAGCAGGCCAGGTTAACTATATAAAGATTTAATGTATCAGCTTCCAGTATATGGCAGTCTTCTATTCACATCGTGTGCttatgcttgttttttgtttttcccttccTGTTCCagaaaatcattcatttacacagaagTGACAAAGTACCAGGCTGGTTTGGCCAGCACTCCAATGCACTATTTTAAAGTGGCctacaataaacacacactgaccctgGAGGACCTCTCCACACTGGACAATCAGAACTGGCTCAACGACCAGGTGGTCCTTCATGTACCTCTCTGAGAGAACATGTTTTGATCtcaatttcttgtttttcatgctgctttTAAAACTTGAAGTCCATTTTCACTTGGAGAGAAGACTGTAGAAACAGCGTCAACATAcaaaagatattaaaaaatatttcatgatgtCTAATTTACTTCTGTTTTGGAACTTTTTAGGTGATTAATATGTATGGTGAATTAATCATGGAGGCTGCGAACCACAAGGTATGCTTGGCAAATGCAGTcttgattttgattttcattgcatttcttgCACGAGTAACAGTCATTGTGAATGCTTAATTTAACATTGTGATGTGTTAGTGTCAGACCTTTCAGGAAATGATATTTTCATCCCCCTTGTGGAGGGGGATGTATGCTAATTTTTGGGAATATGTGGTGATAAAACAGTGCATTATTCTGTGTTCTACCCATTGGTGGTAGCTACCTTGCTGTTTTGTTTATGACACATCCTGGGGTGGACTCCAGAGTTCCCATATACCACAGAAATGCGTACATGTTTGAGAATTGGCAGCTGAGTGtgcctctgttttttcttcaggtCCATTTCTTCAATAGCTTCTTTCACAGACAGCTGGTAACCAAGGGGTACGAAGGAGTGAAGCGTTGGACTAAAAAGGTAAGGTCATAGTAGGTCGTTTTTCATGTGGAACAGATGGAGACTGTTCTGAATGATGGTGGTCAGGGCTGGTTCATGATATACTACCCAGAAAGGAACTACAGTATTTGCGGAAAGTTGCAAGAATTCACAGGTCATATACAGAGGAGTGAAGTGCTGAagtgctgtcagtcagactAAACAAGTGGCAAAATGATGCTAGAGGCAGGCCGGGAAGATTTTAGAGACAGTAGTTGATTTggtgaaatgattttgtttggcAGGTGGATCTCTTCTCTAAGAGGCTGCTGCTAATTCCTGTCCACCTTGAGGTCCACTGGTCCCTGATCAGTGTGGACATCTCCAGCAAGACCATCCGCTTCTATGATTCCCAAGGCATGGTGTTCAAGCACGCCATGGAGGTAAACATTAAGGCTGAAGCCCTGCCTCTCCCAAACCACAGGAGCTTGCTACAGCTTTATACAAGTCCGCTAGGAAGGGGACACCACAGTTCATTTCATGATGTAAACCCTATTGCTCTATAatgcagaaacattttcacttctATATTAGCCACTGGGTACATGTAAAGGTAGCTGAGTATGTTCACAGCAGCAGGCCCATTGACATAAACAGGTCCTCTCAACCCTCTTCCACAGAACGTGTTCAAGTACATGACGACTGaagctaaagaaaagaaatgcactgCATTTCAGAAAGGCTGGAAGACAACAGTAAACAAGGTATAGTAAGATCCCTTCTGATGGGGCGGTTGCCGATCTATGTGAAGTTGCCCCGGATGCCAGGTAACTTACAGGTGAAGAATGTGGGTGCATACAGTTTCTCAGGTATACCTGCCATTTCTCATCCTGTTCCTTTTCCACAGCGGATACCACAGCAGAAAAACGACAATGACTGTGGGGTCTTTGTTTTAGAGGTAGGGTGAAGCTTTGTACCTTTGGGTTGACTTTGCTGAGAATCAGCAGCTACCATTGCGTTGTCAGTTTTATCTATTTGAACCGTCAAAACACTTTGCAATCCACAGTAAATCTCTGATTTGTTTAAGTCATTGAACCACAGATAGCGTGTGGTAGCTGCACCCATTTTCGGGTTTTTTCTTTACTACTAGACATTCTTGcatacatacacgtacataTATCCTCTCGTTTACGTTTGCCCTGTTTCCTCTCCTTGTCTCAGTATTGTAAGTGCCTGGCATCTGGGAAACCATTGCAGTTCTCACAAGCGGATATGCCCAGGATCCGTAAACGGATTTACAAGGAGCTGTGCGATTGTAAGCTGACAGACTGATGCTGATGCTGGATGTTGCCCCTCTCTTCCCACGGCCGCTCTGAGTTGCCTGTGTAAGTGGTTGCTGTAGTTTCTTTTTACCACCTTCTCATTTTAAGAGCAATTGGTTGAAAGGAAGGAATAAGCTGATCCCTGATTGGACGGTGTGTCATCCAGGGTGACCACAGCATCTACACTGAAGAGGGCTGCTTCCGGGACCCTGCATGTTTAGGCCCAGGCATTGCACAGAGAATGCTGTTGATGTCAGAGTGTGTCCTTTACACAAAAGGCAATGGTATTTGGAAGGTTGCTTCTTAATATGTACATTTAGAACTCTTTCTGTTGCTGACTCACTTGCAGTTGATTTGCCAGAGATTTGAATTTGTCACATGATCGATCGCTTTGAAAAGACAGGGTTGGAAGCTGCTTGTGATAATTGTGTACTGTGAACATTGAACATTCTGAGTTATACGCTGCTTGGCTAACCATAGGAAGTAGTAGGCAGACCTTCACAGGAAGAAGGCTCATCACTACTTTATACTGCTTAAAACATTACAGTTCTCCTTTTTATATTATGTGAAGTTTACCTTTAGCATAATGACCGGATAGAGGCAAATACGGCAAGTAGCATCTCACTGAATGTACTTAAGGCTAAGTGATGTGAGCCATTAACGGCAAATCTGTAGGCTTGGCATTTTAGTCAGCAGGAGAAGACTTGCGGACCATATTAGACTGTTATCCTGAGTTAATCGATTTTATGCTTTAGCATTG from Megalops cyprinoides isolate fMegCyp1 chromosome 20, fMegCyp1.pri, whole genome shotgun sequence encodes:
- the LOC118795781 gene encoding uncharacterized protein LOC118795781; translation: MMWHRNVKRLKQTATAKGSFATLHRTRLRVQVRGVLFWKRRFRLQIALQGSKSRGLQTRRHKRKWTKCVPRTSEVNIKKETRHSARFQRQRSAHVTVELYSREVRHDVELAEEMFPGYTLKTYKPEGNPSPDTCPSSECPLLLSERSTIDAHILEPRSTHFTLNATRQLMDGGHLSGTLPEEVEQKTKQVAEGSRVKQPKGSGSTGIHKKRAPPVLMRHKRLSRFDSQFWCRVRPSCLGSCRKGRRAKNLPRVSTLRHKRRKAEALHYLSSLSTESRDLPRELNGHDLPKGSTSEGDGVEPTTCQAVLQGWSQEVQKKGHEQVKDAEQVSLTANGDPVGDADDMEVESPVPCPAHCTSPLRDHRYCKTAAGAADVVTEGSSETKEEMSADSKSLTKEVTNETLKELIHEYLEHFYGRYGSFIPLSKSDVLKHLNKRLNTDLKDRKSFIYTEVTKYQAGLASTPMHYFKVAYNKHTLTLEDLSTLDNQNWLNDQVINMYGELIMEAANHKVHFFNSFFHRQLVTKGYEGVKRWTKKVDLFSKRLLLIPVHLEVHWSLISVDISSKTIRFYDSQGMVFKHAMENVFKYMTTEAKEKKCTAFQKGWKTTVNKRIPQQKNDNDCGVFVLEYCKCLASGKPLQFSQADMPRIRKRIYKELCDCKLTD